One Enterobacter asburiae genomic window, TGCGCAACGCGTCTTCGTCTGGTGCTGGTCGATGACGCGCTTGCCGATCAGCAGGCTATCGGCAAGGTCGACGGCGTAAAAGGCTGTTTTCGTAACGCCGGGCAGATGCAGGTGATTTTTGGCACGGGCGTGGTCAACAAGGTTTACGCCGCGTTTATTCAGGCGGCGGGGATTAGCGAATCCAGTAAGTCTGAGGCCGCGGATCTGGCGGCGCGCAAGCTGAACCCGTTCCAGCGCATTGCCCGTCTGCTCTCCAATATCTTTGTCCCGATCATTCCCGCGATTGTGGCATCCGGCCTGCTGATGGGCCTGCTCGGCATGGTGAAAACCTACGGCTGGGTCAATGCGGATAACGCCATCTACATCATGCTGGACATGTGCAGCTCCGCGGCGTTTATCATTCTGCCTATTCTGATTGGCTTTACCGCCGCGCGGGAATTTGGCGGCAACCCGTATCTTGGCGCGACGCTGGGCGGCATTCTGACGCACCCGGCGCTGACCAACGCCTGGGGCGTGGCCTCCGGCTTCCACACCATGAACTTCTTCGGCCTTGAGATCGCGATGATTGGCTATCAGGGCACGGTATTCCCGGTGCTGCTCGCCGTCTGGTTCATGAGCATCGTAGAGAAAAACCTGCGCCGCGCGATCCCGGACGCGTTAGACCTGATCCTGACGCCGTTCCTCACCGTTGTTATCTCCGGTTTTATCGCCTTGCTGATTATCGGCCCGGCGGGGCGCGCGCTGGGCGACGGCATCTCCTTTATCCTGAGTACACTGATTGCACACGCGGGCTGGCTGGCCGGACTGCTGTTCGGCGGGCTTTACTCGGTGATTGTAATCACCGGTATTCACCACAGCTTCCACGCGATTGAAGCCGGGCTGCTGGGTAACCCGTCGATTGGCGTGAACTTCCTGCTGCCAATCTGGGCCATGGCGAACGTGGCGCAGGGGGGCGCCTGTCTGGCGGTGTGGTTCAAAACCAAAGATGCCAAAATCAAAGCCATTACCTTACCGTCGGCGTTTTCTGCGATGCTGGGCATCACCGAAGCGGCCATTTTTGGTATCAACCTGCGCTTTGTTAAGCCGTTTATCGCCGCGCTGATC contains:
- a CDS encoding sucrose-specific PTS transporter subunit IIBC → MDFNQIARELIPLLGGKENIASAAHCATRLRLVLVDDALADQQAIGKVDGVKGCFRNAGQMQVIFGTGVVNKVYAAFIQAAGISESSKSEAADLAARKLNPFQRIARLLSNIFVPIIPAIVASGLLMGLLGMVKTYGWVNADNAIYIMLDMCSSAAFIILPILIGFTAAREFGGNPYLGATLGGILTHPALTNAWGVASGFHTMNFFGLEIAMIGYQGTVFPVLLAVWFMSIVEKNLRRAIPDALDLILTPFLTVVISGFIALLIIGPAGRALGDGISFILSTLIAHAGWLAGLLFGGLYSVIVITGIHHSFHAIEAGLLGNPSIGVNFLLPIWAMANVAQGGACLAVWFKTKDAKIKAITLPSAFSAMLGITEAAIFGINLRFVKPFIAALIGGAVGGAWVVSVHVYMTAVGLTAIPGMAIVQASSLLNYIIGMVIAFGVAFTVSLLLKYKTDSE